The Nitrospinota bacterium nucleotide sequence TCTATTTCCTTTTCGCCCTTGGCGAACACGAGTATCCGCACCTTCTTGCCGGTGCCCCCCGGCAGCACCACCGAACCGCGCACCATCTGATCCGCCTTGCTCGGATCTATGCCGAGGCGGATAGCCAGATCGACGGTCTCGTCGAACTTGGCGAACTTTATCTCCTTGGCCAAGGCTATCGCCTGGTCGAGGGAGCATTTCTTGTCCGCCGGCAAGCGGGTCTCCGCCTTTTTCCTGTTTTTGGTTATTGTGGGCATGTCAATCCTCCACCACCAAGCCCATGTTTTTCGCCGTTCCCTCGATGCAGCGGGCAGCGGATTCCACCGAGGCGCTGTTCATGTCCTGCATCTTCATCTGGGCGATTTCCCGTATCTGGGTCCGGTTCACTTTGCCTACTTTAATCTTGTGCGGCTCGGGAGATCCTTTTACGATCCCCGCGGCGCGTTTGAGCAGCACCGCGGCGGGCGGCGACTTCATGATGAACGAGAACGTCCGGTCCTCATACACCGAGATCACCACCGGGATAATCATCCCTTCCTTGCCCTGCGTGGCGGCGTTAAACTGCTTGCAGAAATCCATGATGTTCACGCCGTGCTGGCCGAGCGCCGGACCCACGGGAGGGGCCGGATTCGCCGCGCCGGCGGGAACCTGCAACTTAATAAAGGCCTTCGTTTTCTTGGGAGCCATATACTTACACCTTCTCTATCTGGGGGAAATCAAGTTCCACCGGCGTCGCACGCCCGAAAATGGACACCATCAACTTCACTTTGCCGCGCTCGGCGTTCACTTCTTCTATCCTGCCGGAGAAATGGGTAAACGGGCCATCGATCACGCGAACCGAATCGCCGACCGAAAACTCGACTTTCGGCCGCGGCTTTTCAACCGTGCCGGCCATCTGATCCATCAGGTTCTTGACGTCCTTGTCGGAAAGCGGCGTGGGGGTCGAACCGCCCAAAAAGCCGGTTACCCGCGGCGATTCCTTGATCGCCATGAGCACCTTCTCGTTCAGGTTCAGTTGGA carries:
- the nusG gene encoding transcription termination/antitermination protein NusG, which encodes MDVKWYVIHTYSGFEHKVKTSLKEQFAMHGISDRLGEILVPMEDVKEFRNGKQRVTSRKFFPGYVLIQLNLNEKVLMAIKESPRVTGFLGGSTPTPLSDKDVKNLMDQMAGTVEKPRPKVEFSVGDSVRVIDGPFTHFSGRIEEVNAERGKVKLMVSIFGRATPVELDFPQIEKV
- the rplK gene encoding 50S ribosomal protein L11, producing the protein MAPKKTKAFIKLQVPAGAANPAPPVGPALGQHGVNIMDFCKQFNAATQGKEGMIIPVVISVYEDRTFSFIMKSPPAAVLLKRAAGIVKGSPEPHKIKVGKVNRTQIREIAQMKMQDMNSASVESAARCIEGTAKNMGLVVED